DNA from Vibrio alfacsensis:
GGATACAAGACTGTCTTTAACGTCTTCGTTTAGCTCGTCAAGGATTTCACCGTAGTCCTCTGGGTCAGTTAACTGCCAAAGTACTTCACGGCTTTTACGTGGGGAGGCCTCTAAAAGATGAGCGATGTCCTCAGGTTCCATGTCCTGCAATTGACGGCGAACATGGACGAAGCGACCGTTTTCCAGCGCTTCAGTGACTTCTTGGAGGGCTTGGTGAGCTTGGTCGAATTCTATTTGCTCTGCCATTGATTCCCCCTAATTCCTGAAATTTACAATGCTTTGAATAATATCTTAATTCTAGGCACCTTTTAATAACAACTTGTGAAAGTCGACGAAATTATTTGTTGAAGAGAAGCAGGGGATAGGAAGTGGTGTGGGATATCACACTAAAGATAAGCAAAAAGCGAGTGGATCACTCGCCCTCATCAAACTTGTCTTCGATTAAATGGCAAACAGCATCGAGTGCTTGTTGAGAATCATCACCACAAGCGTGGATGGTAACGTATTGTCCTTGAGCAGACTCAAGCATGAGCAATCCCATCACGCTATCTGCGGTTGCGGTTTTGTCTTCTTCGTTATCAATCGTGATGATTGCGTTATAGCTTTGCGCCAGTTCAACCAATTTGATTGCCGCTCGAGCATGTAGCCCCAAACGGTTTTGAATCAATACCTTACGACTTAGTTCCACCGTTATTCCTTAACGTTTTTTTCCAATGAAGTGTGGCGAATTTGTACTTGATGACCTTTAGCAGCAAAGTATTCACCAATTTTTTGCGTCAGATACACTGAGCGATGTTTTCCACCGGTACAACCAATGGCGACGGTGAGGTAACTGCGATTGTTTGTCTCAAGTAGTGGTAACCAGGTTTCAATGAAGTTCTCTATCTGTTGTTTTAGTTCGAGAACTGATTGGTGCTGTTCTAAGAAAGCACCAATAGGTGCATCTAATCCGGTTAGTGGTCGCAATGCCGGTTCCCAGTGTGGGTTGGGTAAAAAACGCACATCAAAAACGTAGTCGGCATCAGACGGCAAACCGTATTTAAAGCCAAATGATTCAAATACCATGACGAGATCTTTTCGCTCTCGTCCCAATACTCGCATACGGACGGTTTCACTCAAATCATGCAGCGATTGCCCACTGCTATTGAGGACCAAGTCAGCATGAGCTTTGAGTGGCGTCAGGATATTATGCTCAAGTTCGATCGCTTGCTCTAAAGATAGAGAGCTCTGGCCGAGAGAAAGAGGGTGGATTCTACGAGTTTCACTGTAGCGTTTAAGCAGTGTTTCTTTATTGGCATCTAAGAAAAGCACCGTTACATCCAGTTCTGATTTTAGCTTCTCTAGTGTGCTGGTAAGTTCTTTGAGCTTTTTGGGTATATTGCGAATGTCGATGCTAACCGCAACATTTTGCTTACTGTCAGCGACGGATTGAACAAACGCATCCAATAGGTTCACTGGTAGATTGTCGACACAGTAATACCCCAAATCTTCAAGCACGCGCAGGGCAACACTCTTTCCTGCACCGGAGTGCCCGCTAACAACGATTAATCGCATGGTGATCGCCTCGATTACTGATGAATCATAATGTCGTAAAGTTCTTCATCGCTCTGAGCATTACGCAGCATCTTCAGTACTTGCTTGTTACTCAGACGTTCAGCCATTGAGGATAGTGTTTTGAGGTGCTCCTTGCACTGATCTTCTGGTACGAGGAGTGCAAAAAGAAGGTCGACAGGTCGGTTATCGATAGCATCAAATTCAATCGCTTCATCACATTGAAGTAAAACGGCGATGGCTTTGTCGCTAGATGACATTCTTGCATGTGGGATAGCGATACCGTTGCCGATACCAGTACTACCCATTTTTTCTCTGCTGAGCATACACTCAAACAGTTCTGTTGAATCTTGGCCTGTGGTATCAGCAACGATTTTGCTGATCATTTCGAGGGCTCGTTTTTTACTTGTACAATGGACTGCACTTTTCGTGCAGTCCAGTGACAGTATTTCGCTAAGTTGCATGATTAATGACTATTTAGTTTTTCTTTGTGCTTATTAAGTTGACGAACTAATTTATCCACCAGCGAGTCAATCGCTGCGTACATGCTTTCATCCGTTGATGAAGCGTGGATTTCGCCCTGATTTATATGGAGCGTAGCTTCCGCGATTTGGTCGAGTTTTTCAACTTTTAATACGACATGAGCTTGATTGATATGGTCGAAGAACCTTTCGAGCTTCTGAAACTTATTTTGAACATAGTCTTGCATTGAATCGGTAAGATCAACGTGATGGCCCTGAATATTGATTTGCATAGACTTTCCTTTTCAGTTGGTGCCTTAAAGTAGGCGTTTACGCTGACTTGATGGGGCGATACCCAAGGACTCGCGATATTTCGCAATGGTTCGCCTTGCGACCTGAATCCCTTGGTCAGCCAGAAGATCAGCAATCTTACTGTCACTCAATGGTTTCGCTGTATTTTCAGCAGCAACCAGTTTTTTAATGAGTGCGCGGATTGCTGTGGACGAACATTCTCCACCATTGTCTGTACTGACATGACTAGAGAAGAAGTACTTCAATTCAAAAATGCCACGCGGTGTGTGCATGAATTTCTGCGTTGTCACACGAGAGATCGTTGATTCATGCATATCCACATCCAATGCTACGTCATTGAGGACCATTGGCTTCATGGCTTCTTCACCATAGTCGAAGAAATCTTGTTGATGTTC
Protein-coding regions in this window:
- the rapZ gene encoding RNase adapter RapZ codes for the protein MRLIVVSGHSGAGKSVALRVLEDLGYYCVDNLPVNLLDAFVQSVADSKQNVAVSIDIRNIPKKLKELTSTLEKLKSELDVTVLFLDANKETLLKRYSETRRIHPLSLGQSSLSLEQAIELEHNILTPLKAHADLVLNSSGQSLHDLSETVRMRVLGRERKDLVMVFESFGFKYGLPSDADYVFDVRFLPNPHWEPALRPLTGLDAPIGAFLEQHQSVLELKQQIENFIETWLPLLETNNRSYLTVAIGCTGGKHRSVYLTQKIGEYFAAKGHQVQIRHTSLEKNVKE
- the ptsN gene encoding PTS IIA-like nitrogen regulatory protein PtsN, with product MQLSEILSLDCTKSAVHCTSKKRALEMISKIVADTTGQDSTELFECMLSREKMGSTGIGNGIAIPHARMSSSDKAIAVLLQCDEAIEFDAIDNRPVDLLFALLVPEDQCKEHLKTLSSMAERLSNKQVLKMLRNAQSDEELYDIMIHQ
- the hpf gene encoding ribosome hibernation promoting factor, with the translated sequence MQINIQGHHVDLTDSMQDYVQNKFQKLERFFDHINQAHVVLKVEKLDQIAEATLHINQGEIHASSTDESMYAAIDSLVDKLVRQLNKHKEKLNSH
- a CDS encoding HPr family phosphocarrier protein codes for the protein MELSRKVLIQNRLGLHARAAIKLVELAQSYNAIITIDNEEDKTATADSVMGLLMLESAQGQYVTIHACGDDSQQALDAVCHLIEDKFDEGE